From Ancylobacter pratisalsi, one genomic window encodes:
- a CDS encoding RelA/SpoT family protein, protein MMRQYELVERVRRYNPNTDEALLDRAYVYAMRAHGTQKRASGDPYFSHPLEVAAILTDLKLDDATIVAALLHDTIEDTDATRDEIDRIFGAQIGALVEGLTKIKKLDLVSKQAKQAENLRKLLLAIADDVRVLLVKLADRLHNMRTLKWVPEEKRNRVAQETLDIYAPLAGRMGMHDMREELEDLSFRQLSSEAYESIRVRLQTLKENNGELVAAIERELSEAVAQKGISAAVKGREKRPYSIWRKMEQKSVAFEQLSDIYGFRILVETVEDCYGALGVVHTKWPLVPGRFKDYISTPKQNDYRSIHTTVVGPGRQRVELQIRTRAMHEIAEYGIAAHAIYKDASSRADDVLARDSSAYAWLRRTIELLAEGSSPEEFLEHTKLELFHDQVFCFTPKGRLIILPRRATPIDFAYAVHTGVGDRVVGSKVNGKVSPLVSELQNGDEVEIITAEGQTPPAAWESIVVTGKARAAIRRATRAAVRAQYAGLGKKIVERAVARAGKQFSEEKLSSALGRLARTSLEDVYAAVGRGEMRADDVVKALHPEWTGPRPEEKAALKGEGWFELEQGQSLKFKIPGIEHDPDPKTAIPIRGINRELPVRFAPNGGAVPGDRIVGILSPGEGITIYPIQSPALQDFEEEPERWLDVRWDVDEDAPQRFPVQIVVVATNEPGSLAQVAQVIGERDGNIDNLHMSSRSADFTRMVIDIGVYDLRHLNGIIADLRARSVVSTVERVNG, encoded by the coding sequence ATGATGCGGCAGTACGAGCTCGTCGAGCGCGTGCGCCGGTATAATCCCAATACCGACGAGGCGCTCCTCGATCGCGCCTATGTCTATGCCATGCGTGCGCACGGCACGCAGAAGCGCGCCTCCGGCGACCCGTATTTCTCCCATCCGCTCGAAGTCGCGGCCATCTTGACGGACCTGAAGCTCGACGATGCCACCATCGTCGCTGCCCTGCTTCACGACACGATTGAAGATACTGACGCCACGCGCGACGAGATCGACCGTATTTTCGGTGCTCAGATTGGTGCGCTTGTCGAGGGCCTGACAAAGATCAAGAAACTTGATCTTGTGTCCAAGCAAGCGAAGCAGGCGGAAAACCTGCGCAAGCTCCTGCTCGCGATTGCCGACGATGTCCGCGTGCTGCTGGTCAAGCTCGCCGATCGTTTGCACAACATGCGAACCCTGAAATGGGTGCCTGAGGAAAAGCGCAACCGGGTTGCCCAAGAAACACTGGACATCTATGCCCCACTGGCAGGTCGCATGGGCATGCATGACATGCGCGAGGAGCTGGAGGATCTGTCGTTCCGCCAGCTTTCCTCTGAGGCGTATGAATCGATCCGCGTTCGACTGCAGACCTTGAAGGAAAATAATGGAGAGCTCGTCGCGGCCATTGAACGCGAGCTATCGGAAGCCGTTGCCCAGAAGGGGATCTCCGCCGCTGTGAAGGGGCGTGAAAAGCGTCCCTATTCGATCTGGCGAAAGATGGAGCAGAAATCGGTCGCCTTCGAACAGCTTTCCGACATCTATGGCTTCCGGATACTGGTTGAGACGGTCGAGGATTGCTACGGGGCCCTCGGCGTCGTGCATACCAAATGGCCCCTCGTTCCGGGGCGCTTCAAGGACTATATCTCGACCCCTAAGCAGAACGACTACCGCTCCATTCACACCACCGTCGTGGGCCCGGGCAGGCAACGCGTCGAACTGCAGATTCGCACCCGTGCGATGCACGAAATCGCGGAGTACGGCATTGCCGCGCACGCGATCTACAAGGACGCCTCAAGCCGGGCTGACGATGTGCTCGCGCGCGATTCCAGCGCATATGCATGGCTAAGGCGCACAATCGAGCTGCTCGCCGAAGGATCGAGTCCTGAGGAATTTCTTGAGCATACGAAGCTCGAGCTGTTCCACGATCAGGTCTTCTGTTTCACCCCCAAGGGGCGGTTGATCATCCTGCCGCGCCGCGCCACTCCCATCGATTTCGCCTATGCCGTCCACACAGGCGTCGGCGACCGCGTGGTTGGCTCCAAGGTGAATGGGAAGGTGTCGCCGCTCGTCTCGGAATTGCAGAATGGCGACGAGGTCGAGATCATTACGGCGGAAGGACAGACACCGCCGGCCGCATGGGAATCCATCGTGGTCACCGGCAAGGCACGCGCGGCCATTCGCCGGGCGACTCGGGCCGCCGTGCGCGCGCAATATGCAGGACTTGGAAAAAAGATCGTCGAGCGCGCCGTAGCGCGAGCGGGCAAGCAATTCTCGGAGGAGAAGCTGTCCTCCGCTCTCGGCCGATTGGCGCGTACCTCGCTTGAGGATGTCTACGCCGCCGTGGGACGCGGTGAGATGCGCGCGGATGATGTGGTCAAGGCGCTCCACCCGGAATGGACCGGCCCGCGCCCGGAAGAGAAGGCTGCGCTGAAGGGTGAGGGCTGGTTCGAACTGGAGCAGGGACAGAGCCTGAAATTCAAGATCCCTGGTATCGAGCACGATCCCGATCCGAAGACGGCTATTCCGATTCGTGGGATCAACCGGGAACTTCCCGTTCGCTTCGCACCGAATGGCGGTGCCGTGCCAGGCGACCGGATCGTCGGCATTCTCTCGCCCGGCGAAGGGATCACGATCTATCCGATCCAGTCCCCCGCGCTTCAGGACTTTGAAGAAGAGCCGGAGCGCTGGCTGGATGTGCGCTGGGACGTTGACGAGGATGCCCCCCAGCGTTTCCCGGTGCAGATTGTCGTCGTCGCGACCAACGAACCTGGCTCGTTGGCACAGGTTGCGCAGGTTATTGGCGAACGCGACGGCAATATCGACAATCTGCACATGTCGTCCCGGTCCGCGGATTTTACCCGGATGGTCATCGACATCGGTGTGTATGACCTCCGCCACCTCAACGGCATCATCGCCGATCTGAGAGCCCGCTCTGTCGTGTCGACTGTCGAACGCGTCAACGGCTAA
- the rpoZ gene encoding DNA-directed RNA polymerase subunit omega has product MARVTVEDCIDKVDNRFELVLLAGHRARTIASGSPITIDRDNDKNPVVALREIADQTISPEDLREELIHSLQKFTEVDEPEPETVPMIASGNSQGVDDSEIMLDRMTEEELLAGLQGLVPPEPSDDEEG; this is encoded by the coding sequence ATGGCCCGCGTCACCGTCGAGGATTGCATCGACAAGGTCGACAATCGCTTCGAGCTCGTTCTTCTCGCGGGCCATCGTGCCCGCACAATCGCTTCCGGTTCGCCGATCACCATTGATCGCGACAACGACAAGAATCCGGTCGTCGCTCTGCGCGAGATCGCAGACCAGACGATCTCGCCGGAAGATCTGCGCGAGGAGCTGATCCACTCGCTTCAGAAGTTTACTGAGGTGGACGAGCCGGAGCCGGAGACGGTGCCGATGATCGCGTCTGGCAACTCTCAGGGCGTCGACGATTCCGAGATCATGCTCGACCGCATGACCGAAGAAGAGCTGCTTGCTGGCCTTCAGGGCCTTGTCCCGCCCGAGCCGAGCGACGACGAGGAAGGCTGA
- a CDS encoding NYN domain-containing protein — translation MEKIALFIDGANLYSATKSLGFDIDYKRLLKEFQSRGYVLRAFYYTTLVEDTEYSSIRPLLDWLDYNGYSVVTKPAREFTDNLGRRRVRGNMDIELAVNAMELASHVDHIVIFSGDGDFRSLVEAIQRKGVRVSVVSSVHSQPPMIADELRRQADVFIDLVDLQSRVGRDPAERSNRLQETPRFLERRTAPVASDDDDDDETDS, via the coding sequence ATGGAAAAGATCGCTCTTTTCATTGACGGCGCCAATCTTTATTCCGCGACCAAGTCGCTCGGATTTGATATCGACTACAAGCGCCTCCTCAAGGAGTTTCAATCTCGCGGATACGTTCTTCGTGCTTTTTACTATACTACATTAGTCGAAGACACTGAGTATTCATCCATCCGCCCTCTTCTGGACTGGCTGGACTATAATGGATACTCCGTTGTGACAAAGCCGGCGCGCGAATTCACAGACAATCTTGGTCGCCGCCGTGTGCGTGGCAACATGGATATCGAGTTGGCGGTCAACGCCATGGAACTCGCCTCCCATGTCGATCACATCGTGATCTTCTCGGGCGACGGCGACTTCCGCTCGCTGGTCGAAGCGATCCAGCGGAAGGGAGTGCGCGTCAGCGTCGTCTCCAGCGTCCACAGCCAGCCTCCGATGATTGCCGACGAATTGCGCAGGCAGGCGGATGTCTTCATCGATCTGGTGGACCTCCAGAGCCGAGTCGGACGCGACCCTGCCGAACGCTCCAACCGGCTTCAGGAGACACCACGTTTTCTGGAGCGCCGCACTGCGCCGGTTGCCAGCGATGATGATGACGACGACGAGACGGACTCCTGA